The following are encoded in a window of Cryobacterium sp. CG_9.6 genomic DNA:
- a CDS encoding GAF and ANTAR domain-containing protein: MTQTREGQLLETFVTLADTLVADYDVVDLLCTLVDKCAVLLDAAAAGIILSAGNGELEVVASTNERSRLVEILQLREGRGPCVESFLTGQAVAVPDITAVGEKWPEFREGALEQGFASMHAVPLRLRATTIGSLNLFWDRKGGLTQTDSHTVQALADVATIGILQERAIRESDVVRQQLQHALNSRILIEQAKGVLAYTHDVHMGAAFDLIRNYARSNSTTLADVAERIVKRELDL, from the coding sequence GTGACCCAGACTCGTGAAGGTCAGCTCTTAGAGACCTTTGTCACCCTCGCCGACACGCTTGTGGCTGACTATGACGTTGTTGACCTCCTCTGTACCCTCGTGGACAAGTGCGCGGTACTGCTCGACGCGGCAGCTGCAGGCATCATTCTCTCGGCCGGGAACGGTGAGCTTGAGGTCGTCGCATCGACGAACGAACGCAGCCGTCTCGTTGAAATCTTGCAACTGCGGGAAGGCCGCGGCCCCTGCGTAGAAAGCTTTCTCACCGGTCAGGCCGTGGCCGTCCCGGACATCACCGCTGTCGGTGAGAAGTGGCCGGAATTTCGCGAGGGTGCGTTGGAACAGGGTTTCGCTTCCATGCACGCCGTGCCCCTGAGGCTTCGCGCAACGACAATCGGGTCGCTTAACCTCTTCTGGGATCGAAAAGGTGGGCTCACCCAGACCGACTCACACACCGTGCAGGCCCTCGCGGACGTTGCCACCATTGGCATTCTGCAGGAACGAGCTATTCGTGAGAGCGACGTGGTGCGACAGCAGCTTCAGCATGCGCTGAACAGCCGAATTCTGATCGAACAGGCAAAGGGTGTGCTCGCGTACACGCACGACGTTCACATGGGGGCGGCGTTCGACCTGATCAGGAATTATGCGCGGAGCAATTCCACGACCCTGGCGGATGTTGCTGAGCGCATTGTGAAGCGCGAACTCGACCTGTAG
- a CDS encoding GAF and ANTAR domain-containing protein: MTDRGNFGRAVDELMVAHERQTSLCDPFLSVVRADSAVVSTFGEAFGVETVCASDPRAARFDELQFDLGEGPGWDALSSRAPVGVHDLRSPNAALWPALLKAVDGDAVRGVSAFPLMLGSLLIGAVGLYSWRPASLTEPEKVDVSMLASIVAKQVLRRALSTQTLKVGAGDNEGYSRRVVHQATGMVLAQLNLSAADALLIIHGHAFSSGRTVREVAGDVVARRLNLSSALDL, encoded by the coding sequence ATGACCGATAGAGGAAATTTTGGCCGTGCGGTCGATGAGCTGATGGTCGCCCACGAACGACAGACGAGCCTCTGCGATCCCTTTCTGAGCGTGGTCCGCGCTGACAGTGCCGTGGTCTCCACCTTCGGTGAAGCCTTTGGGGTGGAAACAGTGTGTGCCAGTGATCCCCGAGCCGCTCGATTTGATGAGCTGCAATTCGATTTGGGGGAAGGGCCGGGGTGGGACGCTCTCAGCAGCCGCGCACCGGTTGGTGTCCACGATCTGCGTTCCCCGAACGCCGCCCTCTGGCCCGCCCTTCTGAAGGCCGTCGATGGGGATGCAGTGCGTGGTGTCAGTGCCTTCCCGCTCATGTTGGGATCTCTCCTGATCGGTGCCGTGGGGCTGTATTCCTGGCGGCCCGCCAGCCTCACCGAGCCGGAGAAAGTCGACGTGAGCATGCTGGCAAGCATTGTTGCCAAACAAGTCTTGCGCCGCGCGCTGTCGACACAGACACTTAAGGTGGGCGCAGGGGATAATGAGGGTTATTCCCGTCGCGTCGTGCATCAGGCGACTGGGATGGTTTTAGCTCAGTTAAACCTTTCGGCTGCAGACGCACTACTGATTATTCACGGTCATGCTTTTTCGAGCGGTCGCACCGTTCGTGAAGTGGCCGGTGATGTTGTGGCGCGACGACTGAACCTCTCGTCGGCGCTGGATTTGTGA
- a CDS encoding SGNH/GDSL hydrolase family protein, translating to MKSRTRLLSSVIAAVLAASGVLVAGALPASAAPTAPVNKYVALGDSYAAGQGGGGYVDSCLRSPNGYPALLDAVKGTNLLRNVSCSLATTGDVSATQLSALNRGTTLVTLTVGGNDLNVAGVAAACASADPIACGNAISAAGALLYSGELAVRLASTYAQVAAAAPNAHVVVTGYPLLFAPSADPLIAQLNGATVLLNQTIAGVVAQAQIVRPNSSIEYVDVTAAFAGHAIGDVDSWVIVTGTDAFHPTSAGYQAYATAIRAAL from the coding sequence ATGAAATCACGAACCCGACTCCTGTCCAGCGTCATCGCCGCCGTCCTCGCCGCTTCGGGCGTGCTTGTTGCCGGTGCCCTACCGGCATCCGCCGCACCCACGGCCCCGGTGAATAAATACGTCGCCCTGGGCGACTCCTACGCGGCCGGGCAGGGCGGCGGTGGCTATGTGGACAGCTGCCTGCGGAGCCCGAATGGCTACCCGGCCCTGCTGGATGCGGTGAAGGGCACCAATCTGCTGCGCAACGTTAGCTGCAGTCTCGCCACGACCGGGGACGTCAGCGCCACGCAACTGTCGGCGCTGAACCGGGGAACCACCCTGGTCACCCTGACCGTCGGCGGCAACGACCTGAATGTGGCCGGTGTGGCGGCGGCGTGCGCGTCGGCGGATCCAATCGCGTGCGGGAACGCCATCTCTGCCGCCGGTGCTCTGCTCTACTCAGGTGAGCTGGCAGTCCGTCTGGCCAGCACCTACGCTCAGGTCGCTGCGGCGGCCCCGAACGCGCACGTGGTCGTCACAGGCTATCCCCTGCTGTTCGCCCCCTCGGCTGACCCACTGATCGCCCAACTAAATGGGGCCACCGTTCTGCTGAACCAGACCATCGCGGGTGTCGTGGCTCAGGCCCAGATCGTGCGCCCGAACTCCAGCATCGAATACGTGGACGTGACCGCAGCTTTCGCCGGCCACGCCATCGGCGACGTCGATTCCTGGGTCATTGTCACCGGCACGGATGCCTTTCACCCGACATCCGCCGGGTATCAGGCCTATGCGACGGCTATTCGGGCGGCGCTGTAG
- a CDS encoding aconitate hydratase, whose translation MAYNVAQKLIASHLLSGEMTPGSEIGLRIDQTLTQDATGTLVMLELEALGLDRARTEVSVQYVDHNLLQSDSKNAEDHDFLRSACQRFGLWYSKAGNGVSHPTHMQRFGIPGKTMVGSDSHTPAAGSLGMLAIGVGGIEVALAIAGEPLYIRMPEIWGVHLTGQLPPWTSAKDVILEMLRRHGVKGGVNRIVEYYGPGLSNLTAMDRHVIANMGAELGATTTVFPADGQVRAFLTAEARADDFVELLADEGATYDVNEEIDLSTIVPLIALPSSPGNVVPVSEVAGRPVAQVVIGSSANPGLRDFAIVGAIVKGRQSHVGVSFDVNPSSRQILQDLTRMGSTLDLIGAGARLHQSGCMGCIGMGQAPANGSISLRTMPRNFPGRSGTKEDSVYLCSPETAAAAALTGKITDPRDLEELFDLTYPTLDFPATSSVNLAMLEAPLPLAEALKVELVKGENISSLPMFTPLDETIAAPVILKVGDDISTDEILPAGARVLPYRSNIPKLAQFTFDQVDESYPTRAEETREATGHIIVAGANYGQGSSREHAAITPRFLGLRAVLAVSFARIHWQNLANFGVLALEFRDPSDHDRVQQGDVLVLTGIRDSLVAGTEITVHNKTRSEDYAARQNFSQRQIDMLLAGGLIAWLHERRAAPTT comes from the coding sequence GTGGCATACAACGTTGCTCAGAAACTCATTGCTTCTCATTTGCTCAGTGGGGAGATGACGCCGGGGTCCGAGATTGGTCTGCGCATCGATCAGACCCTTACTCAGGATGCGACGGGAACTCTCGTCATGCTGGAACTGGAAGCGCTGGGTCTGGATCGCGCCCGCACCGAAGTGTCAGTTCAGTACGTAGACCACAACCTGTTGCAGTCCGACAGCAAGAATGCCGAGGACCACGACTTTCTCCGTTCGGCCTGCCAACGATTCGGTCTGTGGTATTCCAAGGCCGGGAACGGCGTCTCGCACCCCACGCACATGCAGCGTTTCGGCATTCCCGGCAAGACGATGGTCGGCTCGGACAGCCACACTCCGGCTGCGGGTTCGCTTGGAATGCTGGCCATTGGCGTTGGCGGCATCGAGGTTGCTCTCGCCATCGCCGGGGAGCCACTGTATATTCGCATGCCCGAAATCTGGGGCGTGCACCTCACCGGTCAGCTCCCGCCGTGGACAAGCGCCAAAGACGTCATTCTCGAGATGTTGCGTCGTCACGGCGTCAAGGGTGGCGTGAATCGCATCGTCGAATACTACGGTCCGGGCCTGTCGAACCTCACCGCGATGGACCGACACGTGATCGCCAATATGGGCGCTGAACTCGGCGCAACGACAACGGTTTTCCCCGCTGACGGGCAGGTGCGTGCGTTCCTGACCGCCGAGGCCCGCGCAGACGACTTCGTCGAACTTTTGGCCGATGAGGGCGCAACCTACGACGTCAACGAAGAGATCGACCTGTCCACAATCGTGCCGCTGATCGCGCTGCCCAGTTCGCCGGGCAATGTCGTTCCGGTGAGCGAAGTTGCCGGCAGGCCGGTGGCGCAGGTTGTCATCGGCTCCTCGGCTAACCCGGGGCTGCGCGACTTCGCGATAGTAGGCGCCATCGTCAAGGGGCGCCAGTCCCACGTCGGAGTCTCTTTCGACGTCAACCCCAGCTCCCGGCAGATTCTGCAGGATCTGACGCGTATGGGATCCACTCTGGACTTGATTGGGGCCGGCGCGCGGCTACACCAGTCGGGTTGCATGGGCTGCATTGGAATGGGCCAGGCGCCGGCGAACGGGAGCATCAGCCTGCGCACGATGCCGCGCAATTTTCCCGGCCGCTCCGGCACCAAGGAGGATTCGGTCTACCTGTGTTCACCGGAGACGGCCGCGGCCGCCGCGCTCACCGGAAAGATCACTGACCCCCGAGATCTCGAGGAGCTGTTCGATCTGACCTACCCCACCCTCGATTTTCCGGCGACATCCAGTGTCAACCTGGCCATGTTAGAAGCGCCCTTGCCGCTCGCCGAGGCGCTGAAGGTGGAGCTGGTCAAGGGCGAGAACATCTCGTCGCTGCCCATGTTCACCCCCCTAGACGAAACCATCGCGGCCCCGGTAATTCTCAAGGTGGGCGATGACATTTCAACGGATGAGATTCTGCCGGCCGGCGCGAGGGTTTTGCCGTACCGCAGCAACATTCCCAAGCTCGCCCAATTCACCTTCGACCAGGTCGATGAGTCCTACCCGACTCGCGCGGAAGAAACGCGCGAGGCGACCGGACACATCATCGTAGCGGGCGCTAATTACGGGCAGGGTTCCTCACGCGAACACGCCGCCATCACGCCACGTTTCCTAGGCTTGCGTGCGGTGCTCGCCGTGTCCTTCGCTCGGATCCACTGGCAGAATCTTGCCAACTTCGGTGTGCTCGCGCTCGAATTCAGGGATCCGTCCGATCACGATCGAGTGCAGCAGGGCGACGTGCTCGTGCTCACCGGCATTCGCGATTCCCTCGTTGCGGGCACCGAGATCACTGTGCACAATAAGACTCGCAGTGAGGACTACGCCGCCCGGCAGAACTTCTCGCAGCGGCAGATCGACATGCTGCTCGCGGGCGGACTTATTGCCTGGCTGCACGAGCGGAGAGCGGCCCCGACAACGTAA
- a CDS encoding peroxiredoxin, whose protein sequence is MALENDTQAPDFQLVNQFGETIQLSQFRGSKSVALVFFPLAFSGICSGELCELRDNLNLFSDNEVELIGISVDSKHALRVWGEEEGYTFNLLADFWPHGGVAKEYGVFLEKKGFANRATFLIDQNGIIRASFITAPGEARSLEAYRAALEELQPA, encoded by the coding sequence ATGGCTCTGGAGAATGACACCCAGGCACCGGATTTTCAACTCGTCAATCAATTTGGTGAGACCATTCAGCTGAGCCAGTTTCGTGGGTCGAAGTCGGTGGCTCTCGTGTTCTTTCCGCTGGCGTTTTCTGGAATCTGCAGTGGAGAGCTGTGTGAACTCCGCGACAATCTGAACCTGTTCAGCGATAACGAAGTGGAACTCATCGGAATATCGGTGGATTCCAAGCACGCCCTGCGAGTTTGGGGTGAGGAGGAGGGGTACACGTTCAACCTCCTGGCCGACTTCTGGCCGCACGGCGGCGTCGCCAAGGAATATGGCGTGTTTCTCGAGAAGAAGGGCTTCGCAAATCGTGCGACGTTCCTCATCGATCAAAACGGGATCATTCGCGCCAGCTTCATCACCGCTCCCGGTGAAGCGCGGTCACTCGAGGCGTATCGCGCGGCGCTTGAGGAGCTTCAGCCGGCCTAG
- the aceE gene encoding pyruvate dehydrogenase (acetyl-transferring), homodimeric type — MTVNDQDPYSTNNADSDPDETLEWAESLDSLVATHGHERAREIMLSLLKRSKELHLNVPMVPTTDYINTIAPENEPDFPGDEDIERRYRAWIRWNAAVLVHRAQRPGIAVGGHISTYASSAALYEVGFNHFFRGQDHPGGGDQIFIQGHASPGTYARAFLEGRLTTDQLDGFRQEKSHGPNGISSYPHPRLMPEFWQFPTVSMGLGPINAIYQAQLNRYLTNRGIKDASDQQVWAFLGDGEMDEVESRGQLQVAANEGLDNLNFIINCNLQRLDGPVRGNGKIIQELESFFRGAGWNVIKVVWGREWDELLKRDTEGALLNLMNVTADGDYQTYKAESGAYVRENFFGRDPRALKLVEGYTDDEVWNLKRGGHDYRKVYAAFKAAAEHKGQPTVILAKTIKGYGLGPSFEGRNATHQMKKMTLENLKTFRDSMHVPITDAQLEENPYLPPYYTPGDKDEAIQYMHERRRALGGYLPERRTTHTKLTLPTDKTYAIAKKGSGTQEIATTMSFVRLLKELLRSPDFGNRIVPIIPDEARTFGIDAFFPNAKIYNPNGQHYTSVDHAQLLAYKESPQGQILHVGINEAGAAAAFTNVGTSYSTQGEPLIPVYVFYSMFGFQRTGDAFWAAGDMMTRGFIIGATAGRTTLTGEGLQHADGHSPLLASTNPAVVSYDPAYGYEIGHIVRAGLERMYGGTHTDPNVMYYITVYNEPAVQPVEPENVDVDGILHGIHRVSESTTVGPKAQLLASGVAVPWALEAQQLLADDWGISADVWSVTSWNELRRDGLAAEEHNFLNPDAEQRTPYVTSKLAGATGPFIAVSDFMHAVPDQIRQFVPGDFATLGADTFGFSDTRPAARRFFKIDSPSMVVRALELLARRGEIDRSLVGQAIEKYQLHDVTAGTTGSAGGES, encoded by the coding sequence GTGACGGTCAACGACCAGGACCCGTACTCGACGAACAACGCCGACTCCGATCCCGACGAGACACTGGAGTGGGCGGAATCGCTCGATTCGCTCGTTGCGACACATGGTCACGAGCGTGCTCGTGAAATCATGCTGAGCCTGCTGAAGCGCTCGAAAGAGCTTCACCTCAACGTTCCGATGGTTCCCACCACGGACTACATCAATACCATTGCTCCGGAAAACGAACCAGACTTCCCCGGCGATGAAGACATTGAGCGTCGCTACCGTGCCTGGATTCGTTGGAACGCCGCGGTCCTCGTGCACCGCGCGCAGCGTCCAGGGATCGCTGTTGGTGGACACATTTCCACCTACGCTTCATCCGCTGCCCTCTACGAGGTCGGCTTCAACCACTTCTTCCGCGGACAGGATCACCCCGGTGGTGGAGACCAGATCTTCATTCAGGGTCACGCCTCCCCCGGTACCTACGCACGCGCATTCCTAGAAGGTCGCCTCACCACCGACCAGCTCGATGGGTTCCGTCAGGAGAAGTCCCATGGGCCGAACGGAATTTCGTCATACCCGCACCCGCGTCTCATGCCGGAGTTCTGGCAATTCCCCACCGTGTCCATGGGCCTGGGCCCGATCAACGCGATCTACCAGGCACAGCTGAACCGCTACCTCACCAACCGAGGCATCAAGGACGCGAGTGACCAGCAGGTGTGGGCATTCCTTGGCGACGGCGAAATGGACGAGGTGGAAAGCCGCGGCCAACTGCAGGTCGCCGCCAACGAGGGCCTCGACAACCTGAACTTCATCATCAACTGCAACCTTCAGCGCCTCGACGGCCCTGTTCGCGGTAACGGCAAGATCATCCAGGAGCTGGAGAGCTTCTTCCGCGGCGCCGGCTGGAACGTCATCAAGGTTGTCTGGGGCCGCGAGTGGGACGAACTCCTCAAGCGCGACACCGAGGGCGCTCTGCTCAACCTGATGAACGTCACCGCAGACGGTGACTACCAGACGTACAAGGCCGAGAGCGGCGCCTACGTGCGCGAAAACTTCTTCGGTCGTGACCCCCGCGCGCTCAAGCTCGTTGAGGGTTACACCGACGACGAGGTCTGGAACCTCAAGCGCGGCGGGCACGACTACCGCAAGGTGTACGCCGCCTTCAAGGCAGCGGCGGAGCACAAGGGTCAGCCCACTGTCATTCTGGCGAAGACTATCAAGGGCTACGGCCTCGGACCGAGCTTCGAGGGACGCAACGCGACCCACCAGATGAAGAAGATGACCCTCGAGAACCTCAAGACCTTCCGTGACAGCATGCATGTGCCCATCACGGATGCTCAGCTCGAGGAAAACCCGTACCTGCCGCCGTACTACACCCCCGGCGACAAGGACGAGGCGATCCAGTACATGCACGAGCGCCGTCGCGCGCTCGGAGGGTACCTGCCTGAGCGTCGCACCACGCACACCAAACTCACCCTTCCGACCGACAAGACGTACGCCATCGCCAAGAAGGGTTCAGGAACCCAGGAGATTGCGACGACCATGTCGTTCGTTCGCCTGCTCAAGGAACTCCTGCGCTCCCCCGACTTCGGCAACCGAATCGTGCCGATCATTCCCGATGAAGCCCGCACCTTCGGTATCGACGCGTTCTTCCCGAATGCCAAGATTTACAACCCCAACGGTCAGCACTACACCTCCGTTGACCACGCCCAGCTGCTGGCGTACAAGGAGAGCCCGCAGGGCCAGATCCTGCACGTGGGAATCAACGAGGCCGGAGCCGCAGCCGCATTCACCAACGTGGGAACGTCGTACTCCACGCAGGGCGAGCCGCTCATTCCGGTGTACGTGTTTTACTCCATGTTCGGATTCCAGCGCACGGGCGACGCGTTCTGGGCGGCCGGCGACATGATGACCCGCGGGTTCATCATTGGTGCCACCGCCGGGCGCACCACCCTCACCGGCGAGGGACTTCAGCACGCTGACGGTCACTCTCCCCTGCTGGCCTCGACCAACCCGGCCGTCGTGTCCTACGACCCGGCCTACGGTTACGAAATTGGACACATCGTTCGGGCAGGACTCGAGCGGATGTACGGTGGCACTCACACCGACCCGAACGTCATGTACTACATCACCGTGTACAACGAGCCGGCTGTGCAGCCCGTTGAGCCCGAGAATGTGGATGTCGACGGCATCCTGCACGGAATCCACCGGGTAAGCGAGTCCACAACGGTGGGCCCCAAGGCGCAGTTGCTGGCCTCGGGAGTAGCCGTGCCGTGGGCGCTGGAGGCACAACAGCTTCTTGCCGACGACTGGGGCATCTCCGCCGACGTGTGGTCTGTCACCTCCTGGAACGAGTTGCGCCGCGACGGTCTCGCCGCCGAGGAGCACAACTTCCTGAACCCGGACGCCGAACAGCGCACCCCGTACGTCACGTCGAAACTTGCCGGTGCAACCGGCCCGTTCATTGCCGTGTCGGACTTCATGCACGCCGTTCCTGACCAGATCCGTCAGTTTGTTCCCGGCGACTTCGCAACGCTCGGTGCTGACACGTTCGGTTTCTCCGACACCCGCCCGGCCGCCCGACGTTTCTTCAAGATCGACAGCCCGTCGATGGTCGTGCGTGCGCTCGAGCTGCTCGCTCGACGCGGCGAGATTGATCGGAGCCTCGTGGGTCAGGCCATTGAGAAGTATCAGCTTCACGATGTCACAGCCGGTACCACCGGCTCTGCTGGGGGCGAGAGCTAA
- a CDS encoding helix-turn-helix domain-containing protein has translation MPPGRRSAVGLVAQAGITSFISWFEDPRSTPWIAADVFGAAPRELLRSVSLQQTLQLIRVTVEVVEERVKDGGELLREAILLYSREIAFGAADVYARAAEARGLWDARLEALVVDSILSGEYDDELPSRIAALGWHGHGEVCVLVGTTPKMLDVDQLRRSARHMAADVLIGVQGNRLVLVIGRARPAQAETDDTVGTAAALTFMEIAVQLEPSFGTGHLVLGHEVPNLVDASKSAKAALAGFAVARSWRNAPRPVQADDLLPERALAGDPLARATLIHRIYRPLQAHSTELLTTLWCYLDNGRSLEATARELFVHPNTVRYRLKRVSEVIGYDATGAREALILQSALILGSISDHDGSSRRR, from the coding sequence ATGCCACCAGGTCGGCGGTCCGCCGTGGGCCTCGTCGCCCAGGCGGGTATCACGTCTTTCATCTCGTGGTTCGAGGACCCGCGATCCACCCCCTGGATCGCGGCTGATGTTTTTGGCGCCGCGCCGCGTGAACTTTTGCGGTCCGTCAGTCTGCAGCAGACGCTGCAGCTGATTCGGGTCACGGTCGAAGTCGTTGAAGAACGCGTGAAAGACGGTGGCGAACTCCTCCGTGAGGCCATTCTGCTCTATTCGCGCGAAATTGCGTTCGGTGCAGCGGACGTCTACGCACGCGCGGCCGAGGCGCGCGGCCTGTGGGACGCGCGCCTCGAGGCCCTCGTCGTCGACTCCATTCTCAGCGGAGAATATGACGACGAGCTGCCGAGCAGAATCGCCGCCCTCGGTTGGCACGGTCACGGTGAGGTGTGCGTGCTCGTGGGCACCACACCGAAGATGCTGGACGTGGACCAGCTGCGTCGATCCGCTCGACACATGGCAGCGGATGTCCTCATCGGCGTTCAGGGCAACCGACTTGTTCTCGTAATCGGTCGTGCTCGCCCGGCTCAAGCGGAAACCGACGACACCGTGGGTACTGCAGCAGCGCTCACATTCATGGAAATTGCCGTTCAGCTGGAACCGAGTTTTGGAACAGGCCATCTGGTTCTCGGGCACGAAGTGCCCAATCTGGTCGACGCCTCCAAGAGCGCCAAGGCCGCCCTCGCAGGCTTTGCTGTTGCACGATCCTGGCGCAATGCACCCCGCCCTGTGCAGGCCGACGATCTGCTCCCCGAGCGGGCACTGGCCGGGGATCCCCTGGCCCGGGCGACCCTGATCCACCGCATCTACCGTCCGCTTCAGGCGCACTCGACCGAGCTTCTCACCACCTTGTGGTGCTACCTCGACAACGGGCGTTCCCTCGAAGCGACGGCGCGCGAACTCTTCGTGCACCCGAACACCGTGCGCTATCGTCTGAAGCGGGTTTCGGAAGTCATCGGGTACGACGCAACCGGTGCTCGAGAGGCTCTTATTTTGCAGTCCGCCCTCATTCTCGGGTCGATTAGTGACCATGACGGGTCGTCTCGTCGTCGGTGA
- a CDS encoding ACP S-malonyltransferase, which yields MIVVVCPGQGSQTPGFLTPWLSVPGFEAELTEMSDAVGINLLTHGTTSSADVIRDTAVAQPLIVASGLLTLKALLANGRRERISGIAGHSVGEITASAGAGILSSTDALRFVRERGLAMQAAAALEPTGMSAVIGADENELLEILSDLDLEPANFNGGGQIVVAGSLPALARLAEAPPTRARVIPLQVAGAFHTRYMRPARSHLSAVAQSLQVHAPTVPIWSNSDGATVTDGARFVELLVGQVSSPVRWDQCMASFAAAGVTGIIEVAPAGALVGLAKRGLKGIPSVAIKTPDDLSAAFDLIDQQ from the coding sequence GTGATTGTCGTCGTCTGCCCAGGTCAGGGCTCCCAAACCCCCGGATTCCTCACTCCGTGGCTGTCCGTTCCCGGTTTCGAAGCCGAGCTCACCGAGATGTCCGACGCCGTGGGGATCAACCTTCTGACGCACGGAACAACGAGTTCAGCCGACGTCATCCGTGACACTGCCGTTGCGCAGCCGCTCATCGTTGCCTCAGGCTTACTCACGCTGAAGGCCCTACTCGCGAACGGTCGCCGTGAACGGATCTCGGGCATTGCCGGCCACTCAGTCGGTGAAATTACCGCCAGCGCGGGTGCTGGCATTCTCAGCTCCACGGATGCCCTGCGTTTCGTTCGGGAGCGCGGTTTGGCCATGCAGGCTGCTGCGGCTCTTGAACCCACCGGGATGAGCGCGGTCATCGGTGCCGATGAGAACGAGCTTCTCGAGATTCTGTCGGACTTAGACCTTGAGCCCGCGAATTTCAATGGTGGCGGACAGATTGTGGTTGCCGGATCCCTCCCGGCCCTCGCTCGCCTTGCCGAGGCTCCACCAACCCGAGCCCGGGTCATTCCCCTTCAGGTAGCAGGCGCCTTCCACACGCGCTACATGCGTCCGGCCCGAAGCCACCTGAGCGCTGTGGCTCAGTCTCTTCAGGTTCACGCGCCGACCGTACCTATTTGGTCTAATTCCGACGGAGCCACCGTTACCGATGGTGCTCGATTTGTCGAGTTACTCGTGGGGCAGGTGTCCTCCCCGGTACGGTGGGACCAGTGCATGGCGTCCTTCGCCGCTGCTGGGGTCACGGGAATCATCGAGGTCGCACCAGCCGGGGCCCTCGTTGGGCTCGCAAAACGAGGCCTCAAGGGAATTCCCAGCGTCGCCATCAAAACACCGGACGATCTGTCCGCCGCATTCGACCTGATCGACCAGCAGTGA
- a CDS encoding beta-ketoacyl-ACP synthase III — translation MSKPTLQQSHGPKYTRILSIGAARGDRLVANDELIEAIDSSDEWIQQRTGIITRTRASRDIEAVDLATDAAREAIERSGIDPALIDAVIVATISNGRQTPSIAAVVADRVGSNPAAAYDVNAACAGYAYAIAQADALIRAGAAHYALVIGAEKLSDLVDPTDRSISFLLGDGAGAVVIGPSEFAGISTTVWGSDGSKADTISTNATLQEYRRGEAEWPTLRQEGPAVFRWAVWDMAKVAKKALEVAGITSDQLDAFIPHQANMRIIDEFAKQLKLPESVVIARDVANTGNTSSASIPLATHRLLEEHPELSGGLALQIGFGAGLVFGAQVVVLP, via the coding sequence ATGAGCAAGCCAACGCTTCAGCAGTCCCACGGACCGAAGTACACCCGCATTCTCTCGATCGGAGCCGCCCGCGGTGATCGACTCGTGGCGAATGATGAGCTGATTGAGGCCATCGATTCCTCCGACGAGTGGATTCAGCAGCGCACCGGAATCATCACCCGTACCCGTGCCAGCCGCGACATCGAGGCCGTCGACCTGGCTACGGATGCCGCTCGCGAAGCCATCGAGAGAAGCGGCATTGACCCCGCCCTCATCGATGCTGTCATCGTGGCCACCATCAGCAACGGTCGTCAAACACCGTCGATCGCGGCCGTTGTCGCCGACCGTGTGGGATCCAACCCGGCCGCAGCGTATGACGTGAACGCCGCGTGCGCTGGCTATGCCTACGCCATCGCCCAAGCGGATGCCCTTATTCGCGCCGGTGCAGCGCACTACGCTCTCGTAATCGGTGCTGAGAAGCTCTCGGATCTGGTGGACCCCACCGACCGCAGCATCTCGTTTCTCCTCGGCGATGGCGCCGGCGCGGTCGTCATCGGCCCGAGCGAATTCGCTGGAATCTCTACCACGGTGTGGGGGTCCGACGGGTCCAAGGCTGACACGATTTCTACCAACGCCACTCTGCAGGAGTACCGGCGCGGCGAGGCCGAATGGCCCACCTTGCGCCAGGAAGGCCCAGCCGTTTTCCGCTGGGCCGTCTGGGACATGGCCAAGGTTGCAAAGAAGGCTCTCGAGGTTGCGGGGATCACCAGCGACCAGCTCGATGCCTTCATCCCCCACCAGGCCAACATGCGCATCATCGATGAATTCGCCAAGCAGCTCAAGCTGCCGGAATCGGTGGTGATTGCACGCGACGTCGCAAACACGGGCAACACCTCGTCGGCGTCCATCCCGCTGGCCACACACCGCCTTCTCGAAGAGCACCCAGAACTCAGTGGCGGCCTCGCCCTGCAGATTGGGTTTGGTGCCGGCCTCGTCTTCGGGGCTCAGGTCGTCGTCCTGCCCTAA
- a CDS encoding acyl carrier protein — translation MALSTEEVLAGLAELINDETGIATDTVELGKSFTDDLDIDSISMMTIVVNAEEKFDVKIPDEEVKNLKSVGDAVDFIVKAQD, via the coding sequence ATGGCATTGTCTACCGAAGAAGTTCTTGCCGGCCTGGCCGAACTCATCAACGACGAGACCGGAATCGCAACCGACACGGTTGAACTCGGCAAGTCGTTCACCGACGACCTCGACATCGACTCGATCTCGATGATGACCATCGTCGTCAACGCAGAAGAGAAGTTCGACGTGAAGATCCCCGACGAAGAGGTCAAGAACCTCAAGTCCGTTGGCGATGCCGTTGACTTCATTGTGAAGGCCCAGGACTAG